In the Drosophila teissieri strain GT53w chromosome 3R, Prin_Dtei_1.1, whole genome shotgun sequence genome, TGATCTCCTCGAAGTTGGTCGATGACATATCAATGGAGCTCCATCGCGCATACGAGCTAAACATCATGTGCGAATCCACGGGCTTGTGCTCTGGCGGTCCCAAGTAAGCTAGCAAAGTAGCCATCTTGTCGAAGGGCCGCCTTCCAACCGCCTTGTGGTCTCGACTGCTTGACAGATAGTCGCCGATCTTCTCCTGATGCGTCCACAGCAAGCGATGCAGGGCCAATACGTTCGCATCTGAAATAAAACTCATGCTGTGCGAGGTCTGATCCACGGTCTCACAGTCTGATGCGATCTGTATGAAAAACCGTCGCCCAGCCTCGAAGTGATCGCGCAGGAAATCGTTGAAGCACAACATGTGCTGCTCTTTGGAGAACTCCACGTGGTTAGCAATGTTTTGAAGGATCTTGGACATTAGCATGAGACCTCGTTTGGCCGAGCTGTGCACCTGTTTGTCGACGATTCCTAATTCCTGCGGCGAAACTGAAAACATAGCGAACATTAGTAAAAGCAATTCCTGAATTTATCTATAATCCTACCTATGGCGGGATTGATGAACCGCAAAAAGATAACTGTGCCCACAGCACCGATATTGTTCTGCAGCAGATTCGGAAAGCGTTTGCTTAGCACTTGGTATAGGCAATGGCACATGGATCGCAGCTGCGGGGGAAAGCGATCTGACGAGTTAATAATGGCGTCAAACACCTTCTGGGTTAGGGCAATCAGGTTGTTCCTGTGCTGCTCAATGTCTTCTGTCGGATCCAGACGAGCGGGATCCACCTCAAAACAAGTCTCCTCCTCTTCATCCAGAAGTGGACGAATTAGGGGCTCTAGTAGCATTTGCAAGTAGCTCGCGCCGTATATCTTAAAGCAGAACGCCATGATTTTGCTGCCCAGAGAATTGCCACGGAAGAGTGTCTGCATGCAGTCTGAGACCTCAACCTCGCGGTAGAACATGTTCCATAGAAGGGGCGACAACAGGTGTTTGGCGTCGAAAAGGGTGACCAGAACCCGAGCCAACTCGTCCATTTGCGATGTAGTAACAACGTTGGCCAAAGCCATGGCTATTGGCAGTTCTCCTTTGTCGCTGATCATTGTTACCAGTTGGACTAGTTGCTCAAATCGATCAGCTAAAACAGTTTCTGCCAAGGTATCAAATTCGGTGCCTTGTTGCAGGATTTGGGTGAGCACCTCCATGAAAGCGGCACGGGTTTGCAAATCTGGATTATAGCCCAGATCAATGGAGTGCATCAATCCAGAGTCAATGTTGGCGCCCAGCAAATTGGACATGGCCAGGATGGTGGCATTTCGCAGAGCCGTCAGTTTTCCAGCTGCCATCCGAGGGCGCGGAGGCAATAGTGGGGTATTATTCATTTCCTTTTCCGCCTCAGAGCTGTCGATGCAGTCATTCAGCAGGTTCATAAAAAGGGTAAAGTACTTCAAAAAGAGCGCACTCTTTGCATCCATCAAATCGCCTCGATCCGATTCCTCAGGCTGAAGGGGAAGGCCCCTAAGCAGCGCTGCCACTGCCTCCATGCAGGCTTGGTCTAGATCGCGAAAGATGAGAGATGTGTTGGTGAGAATAGCGGCATCCGCCGAGCTGGGCGGTGCAATCTGATGGGAGGTGCCCATCACCCAGTCGGTCAAGTATTCAACAAGCTTATTTCGAAACTTCATCTCCTGGCGGAAGGCGAGATCGTCGCGGCGCTTCATCATTACTTCCACAAGCTGGCACAATTTTGTCTTAATTCTAATGGCATAAACAGTCATATCCAGGTGACGAACATAGCGCACTATTCCTAGCATCATGCCTTCGATGCTTGTAACACCTAAATGTTCCGATGGCGAGGGTTGATCGTTGTTGGGATCCTTGTTAGCTTTGGGATCCAGAATCGATTTCATTATGTAGATGGTGTGCTCGATAAACTGCGTGTTGATGTCAGTCACATTGACGTTCACTTGGCCTTGCTGATCGAAGAACTTCTCCACGATGGCTCTAACCTGATCGAAGAGTATGGGATACAGTTGGGTGGACATCTCCTCGCCCACCAGttctttcacatttttctgaATATTGAGGCCAATTTTTTCGTTGCTGCAGACCAACAGGCGCAATAGTTGGCCCACGAATCTATAATGAACATTTAAATGTTAGAAAGTGGACATGCTAAAGATATTATAAATCTTACTGTGTTACAGGACAATAGCTGACATCTTGTGGCGGTGCTGGGGGTAGCGTGGATAGTGAAACCGTGCTAGGATGCAGAGAGCCATGGCCGGAACTTGTGGAGCTTGAGTAAAGGGAGTTTTGAGCAAGTGATCCCAAAGAAGCATTGTTCTGCgattgctgcagcagcatttgacggctgctgctgcgtttgtGAAGGCAGACGCCACCCAAGGCTAATAAGAACCAAGTCATATTGGCCCATTCGTTGATTTGTTCCTCCAGATCGTGCTCTGAGCTTTGGTGACTCGCTCGCCGCTTGCCCATGCCACGATGAAAGACCTCTGCTTGGCCATCTTCTCCTTTACATTTGGGGTACGTTTGCAAAACCTTGCTGGACACCTCCCAGTTGCGAAAAGTCTCCTCCCAGGCGGGCTGAACGCCATGGACACAGTGCTCGATCTTGCGCAATAGTGTCATAATGCGCTTTTGAAGTGTAAGACGACTCAGAACATTGCCGTGGGTGTTATCAAAGAAGCAAATGCGAGAGTCCGTTGCAgctaaaattttaattttattaataaaaacactAGACGATGAATTTAACAAACTTACATGTGGACAACTGAGCCAGCTCCTGGTAAATGTGATAATTCGGCATAATAAAGCCGACTGTCAATTCATCGGAACTGCAGCAAATCTCAGCCTCCTCGCAAAGCAATCCAAAACATGACAGCGACGTCAGCACCGCATCTAAATCAACACTCCACAGGTACATGAAGAAAACGACTTCCATCTTGATGTGAGCCTGCTTGCAAATGGCAATCTGACTTCCCACATGTGCATAATCCTTGTGCCGCTGGAGGAACGTGTTCCGACAGATAAGGATCTCGCGTAGCCACTTTAAGACATCAGTGTAATTGGCAATTTGATGTTGAATGAGCTTTTGCGAGATAGAAAACAGCACCTGGGAGCTAACGTCCCAGAACGTATTGATCGGAGCCTCTGGATTCCAAACCTCTATTTTCTCCGGGGCGTGCAGGGCGAGCAGCGCCTCCATAGCCTCTTGTGCCACATCTGGCATGGTAGTTTGATGCACCAAACTTACTAAGCCGTTGATCAGCTCCAACGTGGAGCTCTGCACTTCATGTGCCACTTTTCCTTGCGTCTAAAATACAACATAATGGTTTTATATAAAGCAAATAGCGAATTTATGATCAAATAACTTACATTCAACAAAAGCGTGGGATCGGCATGAATTAGCCGTACGAGTAGAAGCAATAGCATTTTGTGGGCGGGACCCTCTTCAGCGCGGGTTAAACCTTTCTGCGTATCTTTCGATTTGAGCGTCAGGGAGGTTATATAGCGCAGTGGCGTGTGAGCTATATAACCCTGGGTGGCCTTGTTGAGCGTATCCGTAAACAAAGCTCTTAGCTCAGCAGAGCGGTAGTGAACCACGTCCGTCTGTGGCCACCAAGACAGTCTGGGTTGGTTTACTATTCGGAAAGGGTTCTTATTCTGCAAACGGAAGTCGACGTATATGTGAGCCAACCTAATGAAAAgtataaatgcataaattatatgAGATTTATAGAGTTGCGCAAACTAATTACCTTAGCAGAGAGCACACAATTACAAAATGGTAAGCCTGCGGCGAGGACAAATTTAGGCAAACCTTTAGGGCCTCGATGTTGTGAGGATTTATCCGAAAACACGACACCCAGCAGTCAATCATCAGCTCGATATCAGCAAAGTTGTACCCCTGACCGCGCGAGAAGGGCTTGGCTGGATTGAAGAGCAGTGCCTTGAGATCGTTGATAAAGAATTGCACCAACTTGAAGACCACATTATTGGAGTCGGTGTTGTTGATGTAGGTGGATGCCTTGCACAGCTTCACACAGGCAATTGCCGCAGATTCGGTGACTTGTTTTGATGGTGAGTGCTGGCCCAAGCCTCTCTTGATGCTCTCGATGAACTGCTTGGCCGAGAAGTCCTTGTCCCGGGATGTGGATTGCGCTGACTTCGAGGCAACCTTTTCCTTGtccttttctttctctttctccgACTGCTGGAGTTCGTTAACGACGGCCTCGAGGCAAGAGGGATTCAATATCAGCAAGAGCATTTGGAGTGGCCACACAAGAGTcttgcttttcttgttttcggttttaaaGTACTCTACAAAGTCCATCAGTGGTTCCCAGCAGCTAAATGAAACAGACTCAATTTTTTTGGCCTTAAAAATGCTTGTTATTTCTCTTACGTGGATATATCTCTATTAGTGCCTCGTTGCAAGTCCTGGAATTCTTGTGGATGGTACTCAATCCAGTTCCAAATAGCCTTCTCCAGCGAGTAAAGCAAAATCAAAGGTGGAGCACGCTTCGATCGAAACTTTGTGATGGTTTCTGGAAATGTAAAATGTTGGTAAACctttttcaaacatttaaatagttgGCTTACCTTGCAGCAGCTTGGTTAGCTTTATCATATCCATATCGATGTGTTGAATTAATTCTATGTCGTTGTAATCCGGATTTTCCTCGGAACAGGATGTCAGTTCCTGAATCCTGGCCGATATGCGATTAAATACCGCCGAGAAGTGATTCTGAGACAGGGCAAAGAGCACCTTGGATGCCAGGGCCTTGAGTTGGGCGGCATTCGGATTGCTGTCGCTCTGGACATCCACAAACTGCGAGATTTCGCGCAGCAGTAGCTTCACATTCATGGCCTCCTCGAAACGTGCTGTGTCCTTGGTCTGGTTGGTCAGACAGCGCTCCAGTGTGGTCAGTATGATGACCAGCGACTCGAAGTAGCAACGCTCTGGCTCGTGGCGATTTTGAAGTGCCTGCAAtgaagtttttgttttagcaGTTTAATGGTTCTACTTTAATCGTATCCCAGCCCTTTAAAGTAGGCAACCTATCGTTTAAAAGGAGTATACTCAATCTAGAAGCTGTGCAGCAGACTTTGGAGTACTTACCGCCTCATTGACCCTTTGCAGCATCTTGGTGAGACCGGATATGACCAGGGAGAAGCGGTACCGCGATATGTGGATCAGACAGGCCACCAGTTGGTCCTGGCTCATCCTGGCCTGCGTGCCATAGGCTCCGATTCTGTTTGGCAGCTGAAAAAGTAAACCATTGATTGTTCAATTCCACTTCATTCATGCGGGAACcggtgtttttgttattgttgctatCTCGCTCTGCCCCACATTTGATTGAGCGCTCACACAGACGGAGCGGGTGAGGCACGCACACTCGCAAGGTCGCGGTGAGCATGTGTGGGGGAGGAAGAGGCAGAGCAGCAGGTACATTTTTTCGCCTGCGAAAACGCAACTGCGGAAAAGCCTTTGGAAAACACTTGCCTGATCCTCGAAACGGGCCAAAAGGGCACTGGCCCACTCGCCTGGCTTCTGGGTCATCTTGTTGTGGTGTTTTAGCAGTTGTTTACGCGTTTTTTACTGCATTTTT is a window encoding:
- the LOC122622570 gene encoding neurofibromin isoform X2, which produces MTQKPGEWASALLARFEDQLPNRIGAYGTQARMSQDQLVACLIHISRYRFSLVISGLTKMLQRVNEAALQNRHEPERCYFESLVIILTTLERCLTNQTKDTARFEEAMNVKLLLREISQFVDVQSDSNPNAAQLKALASKVLFALSQNHFSAVFNRISARIQELTSCSEENPDYNDIELIQHIDMDMIKLTKLLQETITKFRSKRAPPLILLYSLEKAIWNWIEYHPQEFQDLQRGTNRDISTCWEPLMDFVEYFKTENKKSKTLVWPLQMLLLILNPSCLEAVVNELQQSEKEKEKDKEKVASKSAQSTSRDKDFSAKQFIESIKRGLGQHSPSKQVTESAAIACVKLCKASTYINNTDSNNVVFKLVQFFINDLKALLFNPAKPFSRGQGYNFADIELMIDCWVSCFRINPHNIEALKVCLNLSSPQAYHFVIVCSLLRLAHIYVDFRLQNKNPFRIVNQPRLSWWPQTDVVHYRSAELRALFTDTLNKATQGYIAHTPLRYITSLTLKSKDTQKGLTRAEEGPAHKMLLLLLVRLIHADPTLLLNTQGKVAHEVQSSTLELINGLVSLVHQTTMPDVAQEAMEALLALHAPEKIEVWNPEAPINTFWDVSSQVLFSISQKLIQHQIANYTDVLKWLREILICRNTFLQRHKDYAHVGSQIAICKQAHIKMEVVFFMYLWSVDLDAVLTSLSCFGLLCEEAEICCSSDELTVGFIMPNYHIYQELAQLSTSATDSRICFFDNTHGNVLSRLTLQKRIMTLLRKIEHCVHGVQPAWEETFRNWEVSSKVLQTYPKCKGEDGQAEVFHRGMGKRRASHQSSEHDLEEQINEWANMTWFLLALGGVCLHKRSSSRQMLLQQSQNNASLGSLAQNSLYSSSTSSGHGSLHPSTVSLSTLPPAPPQDVSYCPVTQFVGQLLRLLVCSNEKIGLNIQKNVKELVGEEMSTQLYPILFDQVRAIVEKFFDQQGQVNVNVTDINTQFIEHTIYIMKSILDPKANKDPNNDQPSPSEHLGVTSIEGMMLGIVRYVRHLDMTVYAIRIKTKLCQLVEVMMKRRDDLAFRQEMKFRNKLVEYLTDWVMGTSHQIAPPSSADAAILTNTSLIFRDLDQACMEAVAALLRGLPLQPEESDRGDLMDAKSALFLKYFTLFMNLLNDCIDSSEAEKEMNNTPLLPPRPRMAAGKLTALRNATILAMSNLLGANIDSGLMHSIDLGYNPDLQTRAAFMEVLTQILQQGTEFDTLAETVLADRFEQLVQLVTMISDKGELPIAMALANVVTTSQMDELARVLVTLFDAKHLLSPLLWNMFYREVEVSDCMQTLFRGNSLGSKIMAFCFKIYGASYLQMLLEPLIRPLLDEEEETCFEVDPARLDPTEDIEQHRNNLIALTQKVFDAIINSSDRFPPQLRSMCHCLYQVLSKRFPNLLQNNIGAVGTVIFLRFINPAIVSPQELGIVDKQVHSSAKRGLMLMSKILQNIANHVEFSKEQHMLCFNDFLRDHFEAGRRFFIQIASDCETVDQTSHSMSFISDANVLALHRLLWTHQEKIGDYLSSSRDHKAVGRRPFDKMATLLAYLGPPEHKPVDSHMMFSSYARWSSIDMSSTNFEEIMVKHQMHEKEEFKTLKSMNIFYQAGTSKSGYPVFYYIARRYKIGETNGDLLIYHVILTLKPFCHSPFEVVIDFTHTCSDNRFRTEFLQKWFYVLPTVAYENVHAVYIYNCNSWVREYTKFHDRILAPLKGNRKLMFLESPNKLTDFIDAEQQKLPGATLSLDEDLKVFSNALKLSHKDTKVAIKVGPTALQITSAEKTKVLAHSVLLNDVYYASEIEEVCLVDDNQFTLSITNESGQLSFIHNDCDNIVQAIIHIRNRWELSQPDSVTVHQKIRPKDVPGTLLNMALLNLGSCDPNLRTAAYNLLCALTATFDLKIEGQLLETQGLCIPSNNTIFIKSVSEKLATNEPHLTLEFLEESIQGFQRSTIELKHLCLEYMTPWLKNLVKFCKSNDDSKKLKVSQILDKLINLTIDQKEMYPSVQAKIWGSIGQIPELIDMVLDNFLHKSITYGLGSPQVEIMADTAVALASANVQLVSKKVITRICRVMDKSCTNPTQYLEQHMMWDDIAILGRYLLMLSFNNCLDVATSVPYLFHTITFLVCSGSLSMRASTHGLVINIIHSLCTCTNPSFSEEAQRVLRLSLDEFSLPKFYLLFGISKVKSAAVTAFRSSCRHPTDKWLGNERVTQPLPADRERLSLPSLEVITDALLEIMEACMRDVPDCEWLNTWTSLARSFAFCYNPALQPRALIVYGCISKSVTDHEVKQLLRILVKALESFNDLILIEALVMCLTRIQPLLRPESPIHRALFWVAISVLQLDEITLYGAGLALLEQNLHTLKSQGCFDKKETIAEVMMKTREKLEWHFKQLDHAVGLSFRSNFHFALVGHLIKGFRHPTPTTVSRTSRVLTMLLGIIAKPLHRDKFEVTPDSVAYLTALVAVSEEVRSRCHVKHALPRWPADLSSSVENGEASGGVQAIGLPLSRRQKSWDILDQSALQFARQHKVPTLQNARVLFKTQRSFSVPTTKDPNNATGIEERQERGSRSSVSNESNVLLDPEVLPDLSIQALVLTVLATLVKYSSDEGETRVLYQYLAEGSVVFPKVFPVIHSLLDQKINNILSVSHDQVVLNSVQNIIQNMLASEDPSQQQLHFLQSCGFGGLWRFAGPFTKYNMMGESSELFVNCLEAMVETCLPGDESAPVPPSPRPYNLSSSLSSLTLGSPTDKAA
- the LOC122622570 gene encoding neurofibromin isoform X3 → MTQKPGEWASALLARFEDQLPNRIGAYGTQARMSQDQLVACLIHISRYRFSLVISGLTKMLQRVNEAALQNRHEPERCYFESLVIILTTLERCLTNQTKDTARFEEAMNVKLLLREISQFVDVQSDSNPNAAQLKALASKVLFALSQNHFSAVFNRISARIQELTSCSEENPDYNDIELIQHIDMDMIKLTKLLQETITKFRSKRAPPLILLYSLEKAIWNWIEYHPQEFQDLQRGTNRDISTCWEPLMDFVEYFKTENKKSKTLVWPLQMLLLILNPSCLEAVVNELQQSEKEKEKDKEKVASKSAQSTSRDKDFSAKQFIESIKRGLGQHSPSKQVTESAAIACVKLCKASTYINNTDSNNVVFKLVQFFINDLKALLFNPAKPFSRGQGYNFADIELMIDCWVSCFRINPHNIEALKVCLNLSSPQAYHFVIVCSLLRLAHIYVDFRLQNKNPFRIVNQPRLSWWPQTDVVHYRSAELRALFTDTLNKATQGYIAHTPLRYITSLTLKSKDTQKGLTRAEEGPAHKMLLLLLVRLIHADPTLLLNTQGKVAHEVQSSTLELINGLVSLVHQTTMPDVAQEAMEALLALHAPEKIEVWNPEAPINTFWDVSSQVLFSISQKLIQHQIANYTDVLKWLREILICRNTFLQRHKDYAHVGSQIAICKQAHIKMEVVFFMYLWSVDLDAVLTSLSCFGLLCEEAEICCSSDELTVGFIMPNYHIYQELAQLSTSATDSRICFFDNTHGNVLSRLTLQKRIMTLLRKIEHCVHGVQPAWEETFRNWEVSSKVLQTYPKCKGEDGQAEVFHRGMGKRRASHQSSEHDLEEQINEWANMTWFLLALGGVCLHKRSSSRQMLLQQSQNNASLGSLAQNSLYSSSTSSGHGSLHPSTVSLSTLPPAPPQDVSYCPVTQFVGQLLRLLVCSNEKIGLNIQKNVKELVGEEMSTQLYPILFDQVRAIVEKFFDQQGQVNVNVTDINTQFIEHTIYIMKSILDPKANKDPNNDQPSPSEHLGVTSIEGMMLGIVRYVRHLDMTVYAIRIKTKLCQLVEVMMKRRDDLAFRQEMKFRNKLVEYLTDWVMGTSHQIAPPSSADAAILTNTSLIFRDLDQACMEAVAALLRGLPLQPEESDRGDLMDAKSALFLKYFTLFMNLLNDCIDSSEAEKEMNNTPLLPPRPRMAAGKLTALRNATILAMSNLLGANIDSGLMHSIDLGYNPDLQTRAAFMEVLTQILQQGTEFDTLAETVLADRFEQLVQLVTMISDKGELPIAMALANVVTTSQMDELARVLVTLFDAKHLLSPLLWNMFYREVEVSDCMQTLFRGNSLGSKIMAFCFKIYGASYLQMLLEPLIRPLLDEEEETCFEVDPARLDPTEDIEQHRNNLIALTQKVFDAIINSSDRFPPQLRSMCHCLYQVLSKRFPNLLQNNIGAVGTVIFLRFINPAIVSPQELGIVDKQVHSSAKRGLMLMSKILQNIANHVEFSKEQHMLCFNDFLRDHFEAGRRFFIQIASDCETVDQTSHSMSFISDANVLALHRLLWTHQEKIGDYLSSSRDHKAVGRRPFDKMATLLAYLGPPEHKPVDSHMMFSSYARWSSIDMSSTNFEEIMVKHQMHEKEEFKTLKSMNIFYQAGTSKSGYPVFYYIARRYKIGETNGDLLIYHVILTLKPFCHSPFEVVIDFTHTCSDNRFRTEFLQKWFYVLPTVAYENVHAVYIYNCNSWVREYTKFHDRILAPLKGNRKLMFLESPNKLTDFIDAEQQKLPGATLSLDEDLKVFSNALKLSHKDTKVAIKVGPTALQITSAEKTKVLAHSVLLNDVYYASEIEEVCLVDDNQFTLSITNESGQLSFIHNDCDNIVQAIIHIRNRWELSQPDSVTVHQKIRPKDVPGTLLNMALLNLGSCDPNLRTAAYNLLCALTATFDLKIEGQLLETQGLCIPSNNTIFIKSVSEKLATNEPHLTLEFLEESIQGFQRSTIELKHLCLEYMTPWLKNLVKFCKSNDDSKKLKVSQILDKLINLTIDQKEMYPSVQAKIWGSIGQIPELIDMVLDNFLHKSITYGLGSPQVEIMADTAVALASANVQLVSKKVITRICRVMDKSCTNPTQYLEQHMMWDDIAILGRYLLMLSFNNCLDVATSVPYLFHTITFLVCSGSLSMRASTHGLVINIIHSLCTCTNPSFSEEAQRVLRLSLDEFSLPKFYLLFGISKVKSAAVTAFRSSCRHPTDKWLGNERVTQPLPADRERLSLPSLEVITDALLEIMEACMRDVPDCEWLNTWTSLARSFAFCYNPALQPRALIVYGCISKSVTDHEVKQLLRILVKALESFNDLILIEALVMCLTRIQPLLRPESPIHRALFWVAISVLQLDEITLYGAGLALLEQNLHTLKSQGCFDKKETIAEVMMKTREKLEWHFKQLDHAVGLSFRSNFHFALVGHLIKGFRHPTPTTVSRTSRVLTMLLGIIAKPLHRDKFEVTPDSVAYLTALVAVSEEVRSRCHVKHALPRWPADLSSSVENGEASGGVQAIGLPLSRRQKSWDILDQSALQFARQHKVPTLQERGSRSSVSNESNVLLDPEVLPDLSIQALVLTVLATLVKYSSDEGETRVLYQYLAEGSVVFPKVFPVIHSLLDQKINNILSVSHDQVVLNSVQNIIQNMLASEDPSQQQLHFLQSCGFGGLWRFAGPFTKYNMMGESSELFVNCLEAMVETCLPGDESAPVPPSPRPYNLSSSLSSLTLGSPTDKECPEAMTTECERRK
- the LOC122622570 gene encoding neurofibromin isoform X1; the encoded protein is MTQKPGEWASALLARFEDQLPNRIGAYGTQARMSQDQLVACLIHISRYRFSLVISGLTKMLQRVNEAALQNRHEPERCYFESLVIILTTLERCLTNQTKDTARFEEAMNVKLLLREISQFVDVQSDSNPNAAQLKALASKVLFALSQNHFSAVFNRISARIQELTSCSEENPDYNDIELIQHIDMDMIKLTKLLQETITKFRSKRAPPLILLYSLEKAIWNWIEYHPQEFQDLQRGTNRDISTCWEPLMDFVEYFKTENKKSKTLVWPLQMLLLILNPSCLEAVVNELQQSEKEKEKDKEKVASKSAQSTSRDKDFSAKQFIESIKRGLGQHSPSKQVTESAAIACVKLCKASTYINNTDSNNVVFKLVQFFINDLKALLFNPAKPFSRGQGYNFADIELMIDCWVSCFRINPHNIEALKVCLNLSSPQAYHFVIVCSLLRLAHIYVDFRLQNKNPFRIVNQPRLSWWPQTDVVHYRSAELRALFTDTLNKATQGYIAHTPLRYITSLTLKSKDTQKGLTRAEEGPAHKMLLLLLVRLIHADPTLLLNTQGKVAHEVQSSTLELINGLVSLVHQTTMPDVAQEAMEALLALHAPEKIEVWNPEAPINTFWDVSSQVLFSISQKLIQHQIANYTDVLKWLREILICRNTFLQRHKDYAHVGSQIAICKQAHIKMEVVFFMYLWSVDLDAVLTSLSCFGLLCEEAEICCSSDELTVGFIMPNYHIYQELAQLSTSATDSRICFFDNTHGNVLSRLTLQKRIMTLLRKIEHCVHGVQPAWEETFRNWEVSSKVLQTYPKCKGEDGQAEVFHRGMGKRRASHQSSEHDLEEQINEWANMTWFLLALGGVCLHKRSSSRQMLLQQSQNNASLGSLAQNSLYSSSTSSGHGSLHPSTVSLSTLPPAPPQDVSYCPVTQFVGQLLRLLVCSNEKIGLNIQKNVKELVGEEMSTQLYPILFDQVRAIVEKFFDQQGQVNVNVTDINTQFIEHTIYIMKSILDPKANKDPNNDQPSPSEHLGVTSIEGMMLGIVRYVRHLDMTVYAIRIKTKLCQLVEVMMKRRDDLAFRQEMKFRNKLVEYLTDWVMGTSHQIAPPSSADAAILTNTSLIFRDLDQACMEAVAALLRGLPLQPEESDRGDLMDAKSALFLKYFTLFMNLLNDCIDSSEAEKEMNNTPLLPPRPRMAAGKLTALRNATILAMSNLLGANIDSGLMHSIDLGYNPDLQTRAAFMEVLTQILQQGTEFDTLAETVLADRFEQLVQLVTMISDKGELPIAMALANVVTTSQMDELARVLVTLFDAKHLLSPLLWNMFYREVEVSDCMQTLFRGNSLGSKIMAFCFKIYGASYLQMLLEPLIRPLLDEEEETCFEVDPARLDPTEDIEQHRNNLIALTQKVFDAIINSSDRFPPQLRSMCHCLYQVLSKRFPNLLQNNIGAVGTVIFLRFINPAIVSPQELGIVDKQVHSSAKRGLMLMSKILQNIANHVEFSKEQHMLCFNDFLRDHFEAGRRFFIQIASDCETVDQTSHSMSFISDANVLALHRLLWTHQEKIGDYLSSSRDHKAVGRRPFDKMATLLAYLGPPEHKPVDSHMMFSSYARWSSIDMSSTNFEEIMVKHQMHEKEEFKTLKSMNIFYQAGTSKSGYPVFYYIARRYKIGETNGDLLIYHVILTLKPFCHSPFEVVIDFTHTCSDNRFRTEFLQKWFYVLPTVAYENVHAVYIYNCNSWVREYTKFHDRILAPLKGNRKLMFLESPNKLTDFIDAEQQKLPGATLSLDEDLKVFSNALKLSHKDTKVAIKVGPTALQITSAEKTKVLAHSVLLNDVYYASEIEEVCLVDDNQFTLSITNESGQLSFIHNDCDNIVQAIIHIRNRWELSQPDSVTVHQKIRPKDVPGTLLNMALLNLGSCDPNLRTAAYNLLCALTATFDLKIEGQLLETQGLCIPSNNTIFIKSVSEKLATNEPHLTLEFLEESIQGFQRSTIELKHLCLEYMTPWLKNLVKFCKSNDDSKKLKVSQILDKLINLTIDQKEMYPSVQAKIWGSIGQIPELIDMVLDNFLHKSITYGLGSPQVEIMADTAVALASANVQLVSKKVITRICRVMDKSCTNPTQYLEQHMMWDDIAILGRYLLMLSFNNCLDVATSVPYLFHTITFLVCSGSLSMRASTHGLVINIIHSLCTCTNPSFSEEAQRVLRLSLDEFSLPKFYLLFGISKVKSAAVTAFRSSCRHPTDKWLGNERVTQPLPADRERLSLPSLEVITDALLEIMEACMRDVPDCEWLNTWTSLARSFAFCYNPALQPRALIVYGCISKSVTDHEVKQLLRILVKALESFNDLILIEALVMCLTRIQPLLRPESPIHRALFWVAISVLQLDEITLYGAGLALLEQNLHTLKSQGCFDKKETIAEVMMKTREKLEWHFKQLDHAVGLSFRSNFHFALVGHLIKGFRHPTPTTVSRTSRVLTMLLGIIAKPLHRDKFEVTPDSVAYLTALVAVSEEVRSRCHVKHALPRWPADLSSSVENGEASGGVQAIGLPLSRRQKSWDILDQSALQFARQHKVPTLQNARVLFKTQRSFSVPTTKDPNNATGIEERQERGSRSSVSNESNVLLDPEVLPDLSIQALVLTVLATLVKYSSDEGETRVLYQYLAEGSVVFPKVFPVIHSLLDQKINNILSVSHDQVVLNSVQNIIQNMLASEDPSQQQLHFLQSCGFGGLWRFAGPFTKYNMMGESSELFVNCLEAMVETCLPGDESAPVPPSPRPYNLSSSLSSLTLGSPTDKECPEAMTTECERRK